CGCGCGAATCACCTGCGGATAGATCTGATGTTCCTGGCGCAAAATGCGCTGACCCAGGCTGTGGGCATCATCGCTTGCCAGAACCGGAACAACGGCCTGGGCAATGATCGGCCCTGCATCCATTTCGGGCACAACAAAATGCACCGTGCAGCCGGAATATTTAACCCCGGCGGCGATGGTCTGTTCGTGGGCATGCAGCCCCTTGAACGATGGCAGCAGGGACGGATGAATATTGATCAGCCGTCCTTCCCAGCGTTTAACGAAGCTTTCGCTGACCAACCGCAGATACCCCGCCAGAACCACAAGGTCGGCACCGCTTTGCGCGATCAGTTCGCTGACAGCATGGTCATAGGCTTCGCGCCCGCCGGGATAGCCTTTATGCGCAAGGCTTTTGGCCTCGATCCCGGCGTTGCGGGCGCGGTCCAGGCCTTTGGCATCGGGCTGGTTGGAAAAAACCAGGACGATTTCGGCCGGGTAACCGGCGCTATTGCAGGCATCAATGATGGCCTGCAAGTTGCTACCACTTCCTGAAACCAGAACTGCCAGTTTCAGCCGGTTTACTTTTCCCATGCCCGGCCCATGTTTTTGATGATGACCTGCGGGCCATCGCCAGCGCGCGGCCCGATGGTGCCGATCTGGCTGACGGTTTCGCCATGTTCACGCAACAGGGCCTCGGCTTCGTCAGCTTTGTCGGCCGGGACGATTACGCACATGCCAATGCCGCAGTTAAAGGTACGGGCCATTTCGGTTGCCGGAATGCCGCCTTCGCTTGCCAGCCATTTGAAAATCGGCAGGTAATCCCAGCAATCGGCATCAAAAACGGCAGTGGCATTTTCCGGCAGAACGCGCGGGACATTTTCCGTCAAACCGCCACCGGTGATGTGCGCCAGTGCCTTGACCAAACCGGCCTTATGCGCAGCAAGGCAGCTTTTGACATAGATTTTGGTGGGTTCCAGCAGGGCTTCGCCCACTTTCTTGCCCGGTGCAAACGGCGCTTCGTCGTCATAGGCAAGGCCTGCTTTTTCAACGACCTTGCGGACCAGCGAATAACCGTTGGAATGCACACCGCTGGATGCCAGACCCAGAATAACATCGCCTTCGGCAACATTGCTGCCATCAAGCAGTTCGCCACGTTCGGCCGCACCCACGGCAAAACCGGCCAGGTCATATTCGCCATCGGCATACATGCCCGGCATTTCGGCGGTTTCACCACCGATCAATGCACAACCGGCCTGTTTGCAGCCATCGGCAATACCGGCAACAACGTCGGTTGCCTTTTCAACGGCAAGTTTGCCTGTGGCAAAATAATCAAGAAACAGCAGCGGCTCGGCACCCTGAACGACCAGGTCATTCACGCTCATGGCGACAAGGTCGATACCAACGGTGTCGTGTTTGTCAGCCAGGAAGGCGACCTTCAGTTTCGTTCCGACGCCATCGGTGCAGGAAACCAGTACCGGGTCGTTATAACCGGCTGCTTTAAGGTCGAACAGTGCGCCGAATCCACCCAGTCCGCCGGAAACACCGGAACGGCTGGTGGCCTTGGCCAGGGGTTTAATTGCATCGACAAGGGCATTACCGGCA
The window above is part of the Thalassospira marina genome. Proteins encoded here:
- the purM gene encoding phosphoribosylformylglycinamidine cyclo-ligase, with protein sequence MTARNGLTYKDSGVDIDAGNALVDAIKPLAKATSRSGVSGGLGGFGALFDLKAAGYNDPVLVSCTDGVGTKLKVAFLADKHDTVGIDLVAMSVNDLVVQGAEPLLFLDYFATGKLAVEKATDVVAGIADGCKQAGCALIGGETAEMPGMYADGEYDLAGFAVGAAERGELLDGSNVAEGDVILGLASSGVHSNGYSLVRKVVEKAGLAYDDEAPFAPGKKVGEALLEPTKIYVKSCLAAHKAGLVKALAHITGGGLTENVPRVLPENATAVFDADCWDYLPIFKWLASEGGIPATEMARTFNCGIGMCVIVPADKADEAEALLREHGETVSQIGTIGPRAGDGPQVIIKNMGRAWEK
- the purN gene encoding phosphoribosylglycinamide formyltransferase, which gives rise to MGKVNRLKLAVLVSGSGSNLQAIIDACNSAGYPAEIVLVFSNQPDAKGLDRARNAGIEAKSLAHKGYPGGREAYDHAVSELIAQSGADLVVLAGYLRLVSESFVKRWEGRLINIHPSLLPSFKGLHAHEQTIAAGVKYSGCTVHFVVPEMDAGPIIAQAVVPVLASDDAHSLGQRILRQEHQIYPQVIRAIAEDRVVVGEDGRVTVRDSQSPDFAHINPVLANG